From a single Sorghum bicolor cultivar BTx623 chromosome 5, Sorghum_bicolor_NCBIv3, whole genome shotgun sequence genomic region:
- the LOC8082104 gene encoding probable glycerol-3-phosphate acyltransferase 3 has product MAKKSSRLLLAHKLFSAMLSLLLHGRRPPPPPPPHYSGGWSSSTPPPVVHHGAANNLPPSTLDAAAAAIVVDVDTALLRSGDLFPYFMLVALEAGGFLRGLILLLLCPLIRLLLPRGAAVSAMAAVSFCGLRTGRSRFRAGSAVLPKWLMEDVAAEAFEVVRRAAGSSRRKVVVVCVTAMPRVMVDGFLREYLLGVETTVVVAREMKVVCGFYTGFMEDLPPEVEEMVMKTVAAAVVEEEEESGDKQAAVVGFSGSMEFLNHPLARCCKEIFVVSSDEKRRWRPLARDKYPKPMVFHDGRLAFRPTAADTAAMFAWLPLGVALGAARLAVALTVPYRYSTPILAATGMSWRLKGSRPPLPSGGGGRGQLFVCNHRTLIDPVYVSVALDRQVRAVSYSLSRLSELISPIGRTVRLTRDRDSDGAVMARLLDGGNLVVVCPEGTTCREPYLLRFSPLFAELSDDVVPVGIAVETSMFYATTAGGLKCFDPLYYMVNPRMCYTVQFLEKVDTSAVRSRAAPSTDMANLVQRKMGEALGYGCTMLTRKDKYLMLAGNDGVVRSTGDKSASASAPPAGAATGRKNS; this is encoded by the exons ATGGCCAAGAAGAGTAGTAGGCTCCTCCTCGCGCACAAGCTCTTCTCCGCCATGctctccctcctcctccacggccgccgcccgcctcctcctcctcctcctcactaCTCTGGCGGCTGGTCATCATCAACCCCGCCACCAGTAGTGCACCACGGCGCCGCCAACAACCTGCCTCCGTCGACgctggacgccgccgccgctgccatcGTCGTCGACGTCGACACCGCGCTGCTGCGGTCCGGCGACCTGTTCCCGTACTTCATGCTCGTCGCGCTCGAGGCCGGCGGCTTCCTGCGCGGCCTGATCCTGCTCCTGCTGTGCCCGCTCATCCGCCTCCTCTTGCCGCGCGGCGCGGCGGTGAGTGCCATGGCGGCGGTGTCGTTCTGCGGCCTGCGCACGGGACGGAGCCGGTTCCGCGCCGGCAGCGCCGTGCTGCCCAAGTGGCTCATGGAGGACGTGGCGGCGGAGGCGTTCGAGGTCGTGCGGCGCGCGGCGGGGAGCAGCAGGAGGAAGGTCGTCGTCGTGTGCGTCACGGCCATGCCGAGGGTCATGGTCGACGGCTTCCTCCGGGAGTACCTCCTCGGCGTGGAGACCACGGTGGTTGTTGCTCGGGAGATGAAGGTCGTGTGCGGGTTCTATACTGGATTCATGGAGGACCTGCCGCCGGAGGTTGAAGAGATGGTGATGAagacggtggcggcggcggtggtggaggaggaggaggagagtggTGACAAGCAGGCGGCGGTCGTGGGGTTCTCTGGGTCAATGGAGTTTCTTAACCATCCACTGGCACGTTGCTGCAAG GAGATCTTCGTCGTGAGCTCCGACGAGAAGCGCAGGTGGCGGCCGCTGGCGAGGGACAAGTACCCGAAACCGATGGTGTTCCACGACGGTCGCCTGGCGTTCCGACCAACCGCCGCCGACACGGCGGCCATGTTCGCGTGGCTGCCGCTCGGCGTCGCCCTGGGCGCGGCGCGTCTCGCGGTGGCGCTGACCGTGCCGTACAGGTACTCGACGCCGATCCTGGCGGCGACGGGGATGTCGTGGCGGCTCAAGGGCTCCCGCCCGCCGCTGccgtccggcggcggcgggcgcgggCAGCTGTTCGTGTGCAACCACCGGACGCTGATCGACCCGGTCTACGTCTCGGTGGCGCTGGACCGGCAGGTGCGCGCCGTGTCCTACAGCCTGAGCCGGCTGTCGGAGCTCATCTCGCCGATCGGCCGGACGGTCCGCCTGACGCGGGACAGGGACAGCGACGGCGCCGTCATGGCGAGGCTCCTCGACGGCGGCAACCTCGTCGTCGTCTGCCCCGAGGGCACCACCTGCCGGGAACCTTACCTGCTGCGGTTCAGCCCGCTGTTCGCCGAGCTCAGCGACGACGTCGTCCCCGTTGGGATCGCCGTCGAGACCTCCATGTTCTACGCCACCACCGCCGGCGGGCTCAAGTGCTTCGACCCGCTCTACTACATGGTGAACCCTAGGATGTGCTACACCGTGCAGTTTTTGGAGAAGGTGGACACCAGCGCCGTCCGGAGCAGAGCCGCGCCGAGCACCGACATGGCCAACCTCGTGCAGAGGAAGATGGGGGAAGCGCTTGGGTACGGATGCACCATGCTCACCAGGAAGGACAAGTACCTCATGCTCGCTGGCAACGACGGCGTGGTCCGGTCAACCGGCGAcaagtcggcgtcggcgtcggccccTCCAGCAGGTGCCGCCACAGGGAGGAAGAACAGCTAA